The nucleotide window AAATCCAAAGCCGTTTAATTGGCTTTTTCACCTGCACCTTTTCCAAAATCCAGCGTGCGACCAGCTCGCCCTCGCGTCCCGCATCTGTCGCAATCACGATATCTTTTACATCCTTACGAAGCAGCTGCGATTTTACCGCCTGAAACTGTTTACCCGTTTGTTTAATAACCACAAGTTTCAAATGAGCTGGAAGCATGGGTAAATCTTCTATTTTCCATGACTTATATTTATCATCGTAAGCCTCAGGATCGGCAAGTGTCACCAGATGACCAAGCGCCCATGTTACGATATATTGCTCTCCTTCTAAATAACCGTTCCCTTTTTTACCACACTTTAATACACGTGCCAAATCACGGGCAACAGACGGCTTTTCCGCCAATACAACTGTTTTCATCTAAACATCCTTTCCGGTTTCTTCTATTCTATATCTTAGACGTTTTGTACATAAATGAAAAGCATTCTGATATTTAGACATCATTCGTCAGCGCAAGATACAAGCTGTTCTGCGCTAATTTGACAAGCGCTTCATCGCTTTTGTCATATCCGTATAGAAGAAGCACAGCATTTGTAAAAATGGCCCGAAATCTCGCCAGCTCTCGTTCATGATATTGGACTGTTCCATATATGTCGAAGAACACTCGACGATCTTCCGGTTCAAATAATGTATAAATTGCCGCTAAGTCCACGGAACGGTCCCCCTGATGCATATCACCCCAATCTATCACACCTGATAAATTCCCTTCCGTATCCACTATCATATTTCGGATATGAAGATCTCCGTGTACAAGCGTTTCCCGGGCTATATGCTCGCAATGCGGGATATTGATTGCGTATTCTCTTAAAAAGGTTACGTCATATAGATTTAGGCTTGCGATACGTTCGATATAATCTTGTAGCATAGGCCTCCGCTTTTCAATATGCAAACGATCTCGTTCATCAAACGTCACTCCATCAGGCACCGGTACATCATGTAGGGTACGTAAGAACAGGGCAAGCGGCTCAACCATCTTTTTTCGTTGCTTTGAAGATAACTGCATAATAGCATGTCCCTTTACTAGCTTATATCCGAGGAAAGGATATGGATACTGCTCTGTTTCTGTTCCATAATAGACTGGTTCCGGCACAGCAAGAGGTAACTGCTCAGCGAGGAACGGCAATACTTCTCCTTCTGTCTGTAAAAGCGGGATGGCAATGCCTCGTCTCGGGAAACGAAATACATACATGTTATTGACCAGGTAAACCGTATTATCAAAGCCCTCTCCTAATAAAGAGAGCTTAACAGGTATCAACTCTTGAAACTGCTCTTCAATTAGGCGTTTTGCCAGTTCTTGTGTGACGATATATTCTGGATTCCATATAGCCATTTATATGCCTCCTTTCCATTACCTAGGAAATAGAATAAGGAAGAGTAATCCTCACTCTTCCTTTACCTAGGTTTCAATATATAATCCTTAACTATTAATTAGTCCGCTATTTTATCACGTATGCTTGCTTTGGATGATTCACCTGATTCGGGTATTTTAACTTAATTTTGCCTTTATCTAAAAGCTTAGCTAAATAATTGTTTCTCAGACCATCCGGTGTTCGCTCTAGCAGATAAGCAAACTCCTTAAGTCTCAATGGACGCTTGGCACAAAGCTGCAAAATAATATCTTCCATCACGTCTGGAGACAGGCGTTTTTTCTTCCTGGCTAGCTCAGCTATTTGCCATAGCTCTGCTTCTATATCATCCTCTAGCACCTCTTCATATATATCTTCAGTACTAGGCACTTCGACAGAATCCTTCATTTTGTTATTTATGGACCTCGTTGATTCACTATTTCCGACAATATCTTTATTATAGGAGTTGTAATCTTTATTATCGGAGCCAAACTCTTTATTCACGGAGATTACGTCTTTGTTAGCGGAGTTAAAATCGTTATTATAAGAGTTTTTAACCTTATTATAGGAGTTGTAATCTTTATTATCGGAGTTTCTACCGTTAGTATAGGAGTCCTCATTTTCCTGCCATCCCGACAAAAATGCCTCTTCTATAGGTACAATCATAGGATATATCTTCAGGGTAAGATTCGTTTTATTATTTTCCGAATCAGATGTAAACCTCATGATCCAATTGAGCTGTTTTGCCGCTACATCCATATTGCGTATACCTGAGCCAGCTCTTTTACATAAATCAATCATAATAAACATTTTAAATAGATTGGGATTTCTTAAATTGCTA belongs to Ectobacillus sp. JY-23 and includes:
- a CDS encoding phosphotransferase, which encodes MAIWNPEYIVTQELAKRLIEEQFQELIPVKLSLLGEGFDNTVYLVNNMYVFRFPRRGIAIPLLQTEGEVLPFLAEQLPLAVPEPVYYGTETEQYPYPFLGYKLVKGHAIMQLSSKQRKKMVEPLALFLRTLHDVPVPDGVTFDERDRLHIEKRRPMLQDYIERIASLNLYDVTFLREYAINIPHCEHIARETLVHGDLHIRNMIVDTEGNLSGVIDWGDMHQGDRSVDLAAIYTLFEPEDRRVFFDIYGTVQYHERELARFRAIFTNAVLLLYGYDKSDEALVKLAQNSLYLALTNDV
- a CDS encoding ATP-binding protein, whose translation is MEGGNALSYTIDHTGQTSDSLILEHYGLNELNFESVKNYRQRFAAVKPDHPWNALELKEFLYKIGAWGKIRNTNKEGLTLAGLLMFSEERMITEVLPQYFLEYRESLGNNENLSWSHRFTSQDGTWSGNIYDFYFRTLDNIRNSMSGDLGVEQATIFHEAIINAIVHGDYYAEGGIVIEKTQDAYIFTNPGYSRVAAEQALEGGISNLRNPNLFKMFIMIDLCKRAGSGIRNMDVAAKQLNWIMRFTSDSENNKTNLTLKIYPMIVPIEEAFLSGWQENEDSYTNGRNSDNKDYNSYNKVKNSYNNDFNSANKDVISVNKEFGSDNKDYNSYNKDIVGNSESTRSINNKMKDSVEVPSTEDIYEEVLEDDIEAELWQIAELARKKKRLSPDVMEDIILQLCAKRPLRLKEFAYLLERTPDGLRNNYLAKLLDKGKIKLKYPNQVNHPKQAYVIK